One window of the Endomicrobium proavitum genome contains the following:
- a CDS encoding winged helix-turn-helix domain-containing protein, translating into MSDMITRIGFAAGEIWKYLNENGESSPIKIKANLGLSNTMLYLALGWLSRENKVNVEQVDFTYKISLKK; encoded by the coding sequence ATGAGCGATATGATAACAAGAATAGGTTTTGCCGCAGGCGAAATATGGAAATACCTCAACGAAAACGGCGAGTCTTCTCCTATAAAAATAAAAGCTAATTTAGGCTTGTCAAACACTATGCTTTACCTTGCTTTAGGCTGGCTTTCAAGAGAAAATAAAGTAAATGTAGAGCAGGTGGATTTTACATACAAAATTTCGTTAAAAAAATAA
- a CDS encoding acetyl-CoA carboxylase biotin carboxyl carrier protein codes for MANKEIKDTVKSLYEIMKDEKIQELEVNSKDYSVAIKRKDPNAGVYVQKDVVRQPAVAAAATAAKVKQDAAPASKGETIKSPIMGVFYQSPSPSSPVFAKEGDIVDAGKTVCIIEAMKVMNEIKATFKAKIVKVIAENGKPVNSGQDLFEIEKV; via the coding sequence ATGGCTAACAAAGAAATTAAAGATACGGTAAAATCTCTTTACGAGATAATGAAAGACGAAAAAATTCAGGAGCTTGAAGTTAACTCCAAAGATTATAGCGTAGCTATTAAGCGTAAAGACCCTAACGCGGGCGTTTACGTGCAGAAAGACGTTGTTCGCCAGCCGGCTGTCGCGGCGGCGGCTACTGCGGCAAAAGTAAAACAAGATGCGGCGCCTGCATCAAAAGGCGAAACTATAAAATCGCCTATTATGGGCGTTTTTTATCAGTCTCCGTCTCCGTCTTCTCCCGTTTTTGCAAAAGAGGGAGACATTGTGGACGCGGGTAAAACGGTTTGTATTATAGAAGCCATGAAAGTTATGAACGAAATAAAAGCAACTTTTAAAGCAAAAATAGTAAAAGTTATTGCCGAAAACGGAAAACCCGTAAATTCCGGTCAGGATTTATTTGAAATTGAAAAAGTTTAA
- the pnp gene encoding polyribonucleotide nucleotidyltransferase, whose amino-acid sequence MQYFKKEIEVAGKKFVVESGKVAKQASGACTVTIGETVVLVTAVSSKEPKVGIDFMPLTVDYRERTYAAGKIPGGFFKREAKPRDSEILVSRIIDRSIRPLFPEYWRNDTQISAIVLSYDGVNDTEIASVIGTSVALITSDIPFTTPIACVRIGRVDGKFVINPTKEEQKTSDLDLLVSGTDEAVTMVEAASLEISETEMLEALELARNTVKAICEVQKAFPQKKKIEAAAPVYNAALKADIDAEAIAKAEEGVTIKDKDERESFWSNYKKDLTKRLLEKYPEEPASAISAILEDIYYVKARELVLNKKVRTDGRGFEEIRSITCETGFLPRAHGSALFTRGQTQALVSVTLGTPGDKQILDELAGESKDRFLLHYNFPGFSTGEPRGERSTSRREIGHGNLAKRALRAVLPKEEDFGYTIRIVSDILESNGSSSMASVCGGSLALFNAGVPVKAAVAGVAMGLIKEGDNYVVLTDIMGMEDHLGDMDFKVAGTKNGITALQMDIKISGLTHDILTKALDQAKRGRFFILDKMDSAISAPSSDLSVYAPRMETLKIPQNKIGELIGPGGKNIRKLQEATGAKVDIDEDGTVYISGIDNDGVLSAKAYVESLTVEVEVGKIYEGRITKIMAFGAFAEVLPGKEGLIHISQLSEKRVAKVEDAVSEGDTVTVKVLEIDKQGRVNLSIKAVNEGK is encoded by the coding sequence ATGCAATATTTTAAAAAAGAAATTGAAGTAGCGGGAAAAAAATTCGTCGTAGAATCAGGGAAAGTTGCAAAACAGGCAAGTGGCGCTTGCACGGTAACAATCGGCGAAACCGTAGTTTTGGTTACGGCTGTTTCGTCTAAAGAGCCTAAAGTAGGCATAGATTTTATGCCGTTAACGGTTGACTACAGAGAAAGAACTTACGCCGCCGGAAAAATTCCCGGAGGATTTTTCAAAAGAGAAGCAAAACCCAGAGACAGCGAAATTTTAGTAAGCAGAATTATAGACAGAAGCATAAGACCTTTGTTTCCCGAATATTGGAGAAACGACACGCAGATTTCTGCGATAGTTCTTTCTTACGACGGAGTAAACGACACCGAAATAGCTTCCGTAATAGGAACTTCCGTAGCGCTTATAACTTCCGACATTCCTTTCACAACGCCTATAGCTTGCGTGAGAATCGGCAGAGTTGACGGAAAATTCGTAATAAACCCCACAAAAGAAGAACAAAAAACAAGCGATTTAGATTTGCTTGTAAGCGGAACCGACGAAGCCGTTACCATGGTTGAAGCCGCGTCTTTGGAAATTTCGGAAACCGAAATGCTTGAAGCTTTAGAGCTTGCAAGAAATACGGTTAAAGCTATTTGCGAAGTTCAGAAAGCTTTCCCTCAGAAAAAGAAAATTGAAGCTGCCGCTCCCGTTTACAACGCGGCGCTCAAAGCTGATATAGACGCTGAAGCAATTGCAAAAGCCGAAGAAGGCGTAACGATAAAAGATAAAGACGAAAGAGAATCTTTTTGGTCAAATTATAAGAAAGATTTAACCAAGAGACTTCTTGAAAAATATCCGGAAGAACCGGCGTCTGCAATAAGCGCCATACTTGAAGACATATATTATGTTAAAGCAAGAGAGCTTGTATTAAATAAAAAAGTCCGCACCGACGGGCGCGGCTTTGAAGAAATACGCTCCATAACCTGCGAAACTGGATTTCTTCCCAGAGCTCACGGTTCAGCATTGTTTACAAGAGGTCAAACGCAGGCTCTTGTAAGCGTTACCCTCGGAACTCCCGGCGACAAACAGATTTTGGACGAGCTTGCCGGAGAATCTAAAGACAGATTTCTTCTTCACTACAACTTCCCCGGATTTTCTACCGGCGAACCAAGAGGCGAACGTTCTACCAGCAGAAGAGAAATCGGTCACGGCAACCTTGCAAAAAGAGCGTTGAGAGCGGTTCTTCCCAAAGAAGAAGATTTCGGTTATACAATAAGAATAGTTTCGGATATTTTAGAATCCAACGGTTCGTCGTCAATGGCGTCTGTTTGCGGCGGCTCGCTTGCGCTTTTTAACGCCGGCGTTCCCGTAAAAGCTGCCGTTGCGGGCGTTGCAATGGGGCTTATAAAAGAAGGCGACAATTACGTTGTTCTTACCGACATTATGGGTATGGAAGATCATCTCGGCGATATGGATTTTAAAGTTGCAGGAACAAAAAACGGTATTACCGCTTTGCAGATGGATATAAAAATTTCAGGACTTACGCACGATATTTTAACAAAAGCGTTAGACCAGGCAAAACGCGGCAGATTCTTCATTTTAGATAAAATGGATTCCGCAATTTCCGCGCCAAGCAGCGACCTTTCTGTATATGCTCCGAGAATGGAAACGCTTAAAATTCCTCAAAATAAAATCGGCGAACTTATCGGCCCCGGTGGGAAAAACATCAGAAAACTTCAGGAAGCTACCGGCGCAAAAGTTGATATTGACGAAGACGGAACGGTTTATATTTCGGGAATAGATAACGACGGCGTTCTCAGCGCAAAAGCGTACGTTGAATCTTTAACCGTTGAAGTTGAAGTAGGTAAAATATATGAGGGCAGAATTACAAAAATAATGGCTTTCGGAGCGTTTGCCGAAGTGCTTCCCGGAAAAGAGGGATTAATTCACATTTCGCAGCTTTCGGAAAAACGCGTTGCCAAAGTTGAAGATGCGGTAAGCGAAGGCGATACCGTTACGGTGAAAGTTTTAGAAATAGACAAGCAGGGACGCGTAAACTTAAGCATTAAGGCGGTAAACGAAGGAAAGTAA
- the rpsO gene encoding 30S ribosomal protein S15, whose product MALVKKEVVEQFKTHATDTGSPEVQVALLTSRIKYLSDHFQKFPKDFASRVGFLKMIGQRRRLLDYIKKHDKDGYATLIKKLDLRK is encoded by the coding sequence ATGGCTTTGGTAAAAAAAGAAGTTGTGGAACAGTTTAAAACGCACGCGACCGACACCGGTTCGCCTGAGGTTCAGGTTGCATTGCTTACTTCAAGAATTAAATATCTTTCAGACCATTTTCAGAAATTCCCGAAAGATTTTGCGTCAAGAGTGGGTTTTTTGAAAATGATAGGTCAGAGAAGAAGACTTCTTGACTATATTAAGAAACACGATAAAGACGGCTACGCAACATTGATTAAAAAATTAGATTTAAGAAAGTAA
- the ribE gene encoding 6,7-dimethyl-8-ribityllumazine synthase has product MKVINGQLKADGKKFAIVASRFNEFITNKLIGGAEDILKRHGAADADISLTWVPGAFEIPAVAKKIAESGKVDAIICLGCVIRGATPHFDYVASEVSKGVANVGLSSKAPVIFGVLTTETIEQAVERAGTKSGNKGADAALSAIEMASLYSQI; this is encoded by the coding sequence ATGAAAGTTATTAACGGACAGTTGAAGGCCGACGGGAAGAAGTTTGCTATTGTGGCGTCAAGGTTTAACGAGTTTATAACAAATAAACTTATCGGCGGCGCGGAAGATATTTTAAAAAGGCACGGAGCTGCGGACGCGGATATTTCGCTTACTTGGGTTCCGGGCGCGTTTGAAATTCCGGCTGTTGCAAAGAAAATAGCCGAAAGCGGAAAAGTTGACGCTATTATTTGTTTGGGCTGCGTTATAAGAGGAGCTACTCCTCATTTTGATTATGTTGCGTCGGAAGTTTCAAAAGGCGTTGCCAATGTAGGGCTTTCAAGCAAAGCTCCCGTAATTTTTGGCGTATTAACCACTGAAACAATAGAACAGGCTGTTGAACGCGCCGGTACAAAATCCGGAAACAAAGGCGCCGACGCCGCATTAAGCGCTATTGAAATGGCAAGTTTGTATTCGCAAATCTAA
- a CDS encoding bifunctional 3,4-dihydroxy-2-butanone-4-phosphate synthase/GTP cyclohydrolase II → MKTEKDKVFTSVESAVKDIQSGKMVIVVDDPGRENEGDLVCAAQKTTPEIINFMTKYARGLICVPMKHERLEELKIENMVDNPTEKKGCSFTVSVDYRLGTTTGISACDRSLTVRKLIDKNAKPQDFARPGHIFPLRYKDGGVLVRTGHTEAAVDLMELAGLKPAGTICEIMNDDGTMSRMPDLINFAKKHKLKIVTIAELINYRRQNEKLVKEIVSVNFPTKHGEFKLTLFEDTVTKDSHLAIIKGNVKGKQNVLVRVHSSCETGDIFHSLRCDCGDQLETALKAIENAGVGVVLYMHQEGRGIGLANKLKAYQLQEQGLDTVEANVALGFAPDLRDYGIGAQILSELGMKSINLMTNNPRKIVGLEGYGLKIAKRVPVEICPTKSNKKYLKTKKEKMGHILKTV, encoded by the coding sequence ATGAAAACAGAAAAAGATAAAGTTTTTACGTCGGTTGAAAGCGCCGTTAAAGACATTCAATCCGGAAAAATGGTTATTGTTGTGGACGACCCAGGGCGGGAAAACGAGGGGGATTTGGTTTGCGCCGCGCAAAAAACTACTCCGGAAATTATTAATTTTATGACGAAATATGCGCGCGGACTTATATGCGTGCCAATGAAACACGAGAGGCTTGAAGAATTAAAAATAGAAAATATGGTGGATAATCCTACGGAAAAGAAGGGCTGTTCTTTTACGGTTTCCGTAGATTATCGTTTGGGAACCACTACCGGAATTTCCGCTTGCGACAGGTCTCTTACGGTTAGAAAACTTATAGACAAAAATGCCAAACCGCAAGATTTTGCGCGTCCCGGTCATATATTTCCTCTGCGTTATAAAGACGGAGGCGTTTTAGTGAGAACCGGACACACGGAAGCGGCGGTAGATTTAATGGAACTTGCCGGACTCAAACCCGCTGGAACAATTTGCGAAATAATGAATGACGACGGAACAATGTCCAGAATGCCGGACCTTATAAACTTTGCAAAAAAACATAAATTAAAAATTGTAACTATAGCGGAACTTATAAATTATCGCCGTCAAAATGAAAAACTTGTAAAAGAAATCGTAAGCGTAAATTTTCCTACAAAGCACGGCGAATTTAAGCTGACTCTTTTTGAAGATACCGTTACGAAAGATTCGCATCTTGCGATAATAAAAGGAAATGTTAAAGGCAAGCAAAACGTTTTGGTGCGCGTGCATTCGTCGTGCGAAACCGGCGATATTTTTCACTCGTTAAGATGCGATTGCGGCGACCAGCTTGAGACGGCGCTTAAAGCTATTGAAAATGCGGGTGTCGGCGTTGTTTTGTATATGCACCAAGAGGGAAGAGGCATAGGGCTTGCAAATAAACTGAAAGCGTATCAATTGCAGGAACAAGGTCTTGACACCGTTGAGGCAAACGTTGCTCTTGGTTTTGCTCCTGATTTAAGGGATTACGGAATAGGCGCGCAAATTTTGTCCGAACTCGGCATGAAAAGCATTAACCTTATGACGAACAATCCGAGAAAAATAGTAGGGCTTGAAGGATACGGTTTGAAAATTGCAAAAAGAGTTCCGGTAGAAATTTGTCCGACAAAATCCAATAAAAAATATTTGAAAACGAAGAAAGAAAAAATGGGACACATTTTAAAAACAGTTTAG
- a CDS encoding riboflavin synthase has protein sequence MFTGIIEDIGIVKSISSSEIVIETKLGDIKVGDSVSVNGVCLTAVHILPGVFSADYSPNTDKLTTMSLLKQNSKVNLERALRLSSRLGGHIVSGHVDATAKISSVEKVGGFYKLKFSAGKNITNYCVDKGSIAIDGISLTLAAVNEAGFEIFIIPETFNNTILKLKKAGDFVNVETDVFAKYLEKFSKNKGSEGLTLEMLKNF, from the coding sequence ATGTTTACGGGAATTATTGAAGATATCGGCATAGTAAAATCTATATCGTCGTCGGAAATTGTTATTGAGACAAAGCTTGGCGATATAAAAGTAGGCGACAGCGTCAGCGTTAACGGGGTTTGTTTAACAGCTGTGCATATTTTGCCTGGAGTTTTTAGCGCGGATTACAGTCCCAATACCGATAAACTTACAACTATGTCTTTGCTGAAGCAAAATTCAAAAGTAAATTTGGAAAGGGCTTTGCGGCTTTCTTCGCGCCTTGGCGGACACATTGTAAGCGGGCATGTTGACGCTACGGCTAAAATTTCAAGCGTTGAAAAAGTCGGCGGATTTTATAAGTTAAAATTTTCAGCAGGAAAAAATATTACAAATTATTGCGTTGATAAAGGTTCTATAGCCATAGACGGAATAAGTTTAACGCTTGCGGCGGTAAATGAAGCGGGTTTTGAAATTTTTATAATTCCGGAAACTTTTAATAATACAATTTTAAAATTAAAAAAAGCGGGAGATTTTGTAAATGTTGAGACGGACGTTTTTGCAAAGTATTTGGAAAAGTTTTCAAAAAATAAAGGTTCCGAAGGTTTGACTTTGGAAATGTTAAAAAATTTTTAA
- the ribD gene encoding bifunctional diaminohydroxyphosphoribosylaminopyrimidine deaminase/5-amino-6-(5-phosphoribosylamino)uracil reductase RibD codes for MNKKYMKIAIELAKKGKGKVYPNPLVGCVIVKDNKIVGKGWHQYFGGNHAEINALTDAGSAARGADLYVTLEPCNSFGKRPPCTQAIIKAAIKRVFFAVKDPNVSKSREILEKNGIEVCGGLCNAQAKVLIKDYLNHLKIKPRVSVKAAMTLDGKIATETFDSKWITSQKSRNFVHSLRSKYDAVLVGFNTALQDNPKLTSHGKGKNPVRVVIDENSNIPKNYNIFNSSAPTIIISGQGDGGVDFGAAKKNFKVIIKKLNDIGLKTILIEGGSGIISSAIFSKCVDDIYLFVAPKIIGGKNAISVVGGKGVKKIADAVNVEDMRVKKIGGDLLITGKLKNKQ; via the coding sequence ATGAACAAAAAATACATGAAAATTGCTATAGAGCTTGCTAAAAAAGGGAAAGGAAAAGTTTATCCGAATCCTTTGGTTGGCTGCGTTATTGTTAAAGATAATAAAATAGTAGGCAAGGGCTGGCATCAATATTTTGGCGGCAACCACGCGGAAATAAACGCCTTGACGGACGCCGGCAGCGCGGCGCGCGGCGCGGATTTATACGTTACCCTTGAACCGTGCAACAGCTTCGGCAAACGTCCTCCGTGCACGCAGGCAATTATTAAAGCTGCAATAAAGCGCGTTTTCTTTGCAGTAAAAGATCCTAACGTTTCTAAAAGCCGCGAGATTCTTGAAAAAAACGGCATTGAAGTTTGCGGCGGGCTTTGCAATGCTCAAGCTAAAGTTCTTATAAAAGATTATTTAAATCATTTGAAAATAAAACCGCGCGTTAGCGTGAAAGCCGCTATGACTCTTGACGGTAAAATTGCAACCGAAACTTTTGATTCTAAATGGATAACGTCGCAAAAATCGCGAAATTTTGTCCACAGTTTAAGAAGCAAATACGACGCCGTTTTGGTAGGCTTTAATACGGCATTACAGGATAACCCAAAACTTACGTCGCACGGCAAAGGAAAAAATCCCGTAAGAGTCGTTATAGACGAAAATTCCAACATCCCCAAAAATTACAACATATTCAATTCATCTGCCCCCACCATAATTATTTCCGGTCAAGGGGACGGGGGTGTTGATTTTGGAGCGGCTAAGAAAAATTTTAAGGTTATTATAAAAAAATTAAATGATATAGGGCTTAAAACAATTCTTATTGAGGGCGGAAGCGGTATAATTTCATCCGCAATATTTTCAAAATGCGTTGACGATATATATTTGTTTGTGGCTCCTAAAATTATCGGCGGAAAAAATGCAATTTCTGTTGTCGGCGGTAAAGGCGTAAAGAAAATAGCCGACGCCGTAAATGTAGAAGATATGCGCGTGAAAAAAATCGGCGGAGATTTGTTGATAACAGGGAAGCTGAAAAATAAGCAATAA